CTCCCGCGCCGCGGCTCACGGCCAGGATTGCCCCGGTCAATATCCCGGGCATGGCTTGCGGAATTATCACGCGAATAATAGTCTGGAGTCTGGTTGCGCCGAGCGCGTAACTGGCTTCTTTCAGTTCCCGTGGTATCGTGCGAAGCGCCTCCTCGGTTGCGACAATCACAACCGGCAAGGTCAAAAGCGATAGAGTCAAGGCCGCCCAAATAATCGCTGGCTGACCCCATACTGGCTGACTTGAGTTATAAAACAGGGAGTCCAATCCTCCGCCAACAAAACTGATAAAGAAGCCGAGGCCGAAGAGACCGAAAACTATTGAGGGTACACCTGCAAGGTTATTAATTGACAGGCGGATAATTCGCGTCCATACCGATGTCGAACTCGTAAACTCCTGAAGGTAAACAGCCGTCAGCACCCCGATCGGAACCACAGCAAGAACCATGAGGATAACCAGCGCGACTGTGCCAAATATGGCCGGGAAAATGCCGCCTTCCTCCATTCCGTTCTCGGGTGGACTGGTGAGAAAATCGATGCTAACTGTGGAAACCCCGCCAAAAAATATGACTCCGAGAATAGTAAAGAGCATGAGAACAATTAAAACAACCGCGGTAAAGGTGAGACCGCGTGGAAGGACGCCGCTGTCCTTGATTTTCCTTACATATCTCTTTTCTGAATCTGCAGTCATAGTCGGTCTCGAAACAACGTTGTGCATATCTGTTTTGCTGGCATCCTCTGCGATCATGCCATCTTTCCCTGAAGGCGATCTTTTAGCTTCGCCAAAACGACCTCACCGCTAAGATTTATTATGAAAGTGAAGATAAATAAGAGCGTTCCAATTAGAAAAAGCACATTGTAGTGCGGACTGCCGAAAACCACTTCGCCAAGTTCTGAGGCAATGGTTACCGACATCGTGCGTATTGAATCGGTAAGACTCGCCGACATAATTGCGGCGTTGCCTGAGGCCATAAGCACAATCATCGTCTCACCCACTGCGCGGCCAAATCCGAGTACTATCCCTGCCGCAATTCCGGGCAGAGCCGCAGGCAATACCATAGTAAATGAGACCTGCCATGGATTTGCTCCCAGCGCCAGGGCGGCCTCACGAAGCGAGCGAGGAACCGCCGTCATGGCATCCTCGGCTACCGTAAAAATTATGGGAATGACGGCAACACCGAGGGCGATACCGGCATTGACGGCGTTCAATCGATACGTGAATCCGAAAAGTGTTTGCAGGGCGGAGGCCATAATGAGCAGGGCAAAAAATCCAAGCACAACCGATGGGATGCCCGCGAGAATCTCCACGACCGGTTTGATTATCTCCCGCATCCGTTTCGATGCAAATTCCGATGAATATATCGCCGCTCCAACAGCGAATGGAACTGCAAAGAGCATGGCGATGAAGGCGGCCTTAATTGTTCCGAGAAAAAGTGGAAGAAGCGAATATTTGGGATGATCTGAATTTGGTTGCCACGACCATTTTGCCTCCTGGCCTTTGACAAATTCTTGTTTGAAAAGCAGTTTATCAATGGAGGCTTCTTCCTGTGTGATCTCATCGATAAAAATCGGGATTGATTCCTTGAAAATAAAAACGAAGATGAGCAGGATCGCCCCAAGGGCTGAAAAAGCGGAGAGTGAAATAATCTTTTCGCCGATGAATTCGCGTATTTTCGACTTGGGTTTAAATCGTAATGGTTCCATGAATTGCTTTGTGTCCCTCACCTGTTCGATTCAATGCGCGTGTCGCTATTGAATCACATTATTCAACGCATCGTCCTCTTTCAACGGAACGTACTCCGTCTCAAGAGCAATTTTCTGCCCCTCCGGAGATAGGGCAAAGTTCGCAAAGTCCTTGATCAAACCTGTGGGTGTGCCGTCGAAAAACCAATAGAGTTCGCGTGAAATGGGATAAACCCCCGCTGAAATTGTTTCCGGGTTGGGACTGATTGCTTCACTTGAATCAGAATACCTTACCATGGCATGTTTGACGCCTGTCGCCCATGCGATGCCGCCATAACCGATGCCATTGACGTCGTGGGCAACGGCATTGACAACGGCCGATGTCCCAGGCAACGTCTGTGTCTGCTCGGCAAAATCTTCCTCGTCTAATACATGCTCTTTAAAAAATGAATATGTGCCGGAGTTATTTTCTCGTCCATAGACGATAATGGTGGCGTCCGGGCCGCCTAAAGCTTTCCAGTTTGTTATTTGCCCTGTGTATATAGACTTCAACTGAGGCAGACTGAAAGTGGAAATGGGATTGCTTTCATGGACAA
This window of the Candidatus Zixiibacteriota bacterium genome carries:
- the pstA gene encoding phosphate ABC transporter permease PstA; protein product: MIAEDASKTDMHNVVSRPTMTADSEKRYVRKIKDSGVLPRGLTFTAVVLIVLMLFTILGVIFFGGVSTVSIDFLTSPPENGMEEGGIFPAIFGTVALVILMVLAVVPIGVLTAVYLQEFTSSTSVWTRIIRLSINNLAGVPSIVFGLFGLGFFISFVGGGLDSLFYNSSQPVWGQPAIIWAALTLSLLTLPVVIVATEEALRTIPRELKEASYALGATRLQTIIRVIIPQAMPGILTGAILAVSRGAGEVAPIMFTGAAYYLPYLPTSLNDQFMEMGYHIFVMATQSPNVEKTKPILFGTVLVLLVLTFLLNFTAVFIRSRMRRRRASN
- the pstC gene encoding phosphate ABC transporter permease subunit PstC; the encoded protein is MEPLRFKPKSKIREFIGEKIISLSAFSALGAILLIFVFIFKESIPIFIDEITQEEASIDKLLFKQEFVKGQEAKWSWQPNSDHPKYSLLPLFLGTIKAAFIAMLFAVPFAVGAAIYSSEFASKRMREIIKPVVEILAGIPSVVLGFFALLIMASALQTLFGFTYRLNAVNAGIALGVAVIPIIFTVAEDAMTAVPRSLREAALALGANPWQVSFTMVLPAALPGIAAGIVLGFGRAVGETMIVLMASGNAAIMSASLTDSIRTMSVTIASELGEVVFGSPHYNVLFLIGTLLFIFTFIINLSGEVVLAKLKDRLQGKMA
- a CDS encoding phosphate ABC transporter substrate-binding protein; its protein translation is MKRTLAFVSIFFIAALFGCAKSKQTVTVKGSDTLVRLGQRWAEEYMKKNRDAVIQVAGGGTGTGFAALLNGTTDICQASRDIKSQETAQATAKNINPYRVAVALDGIAVFVHESNPISTFSLPQLKSIYTGQITNWKALGGPDATIIVYGRENNSGTYSFFKEHVLDEEDFAEQTQTLPGTSAVVNAVAHDVNGIGYGGIAWATGVKHAMVRYSDSSEAISPNPETISAGVYPISRELYWFFDGTPTGLIKDFANFALSPEGQKIALETEYVPLKEDDALNNVIQ